The Salmonella enterica subsp. houtenae serovar Houten genome has a segment encoding these proteins:
- the glnS gene encoding glutaminyl-tRNA synthetase translates to MSEAEARPTNFIRQIIDEDLASGKHTTVHTRFPPEPNGYLHIGHAKSICLNFGIAQDYQGQCNLRFDDTNPVKEDIEYVDSIKNDVEWLGFHWSGDIRYSSDYFDQLHAYAVELINKGLAYVDELTPEQIREYRGTLTAPGKNSPFRDRSVEENLALFEKMRTGGFEEGKACLRAKIDMASPFIVMRDPVLYRIKFAEHHQTGTTWCIYPMYDFTHCISDALEGITHSLCTLEFQDNRRLYDWVLDNITIPVHPRQYEFSRLNLEYTVMSKRKLNLLVTDKHVEGWDDPRMPTISGLRRRGYTAASIREFCKRIGVTKQDNTIEMASLESCIREDLNENAPRAMAVIDPVKLVIENYPQGESEMVTMPNHPNKPEMGSREVPFSGEIWIDRADFREEANKQYKRLVMGKEVRLRNAYVIKAERVEKDAEGNITTIFCTYDADTLSKDPADGRKVKGVIHWVSAAHALPIEIRLYDRLFSVPNPGAAEDFLSVINPESLVIKQGYGEPSLKEAVAGKAFQFEREGYFCLDSHYATADKLVFNRTVGLRDTWAKAGE, encoded by the coding sequence ATGAGTGAGGCTGAAGCCCGCCCGACTAACTTTATTCGCCAGATTATTGATGAAGATCTGGCGAGTGGTAAACATACCACTGTCCATACCCGTTTTCCGCCGGAGCCGAATGGCTATCTGCACATCGGCCACGCGAAATCTATCTGCCTGAACTTTGGCATCGCGCAAGATTATCAGGGCCAGTGCAACCTGCGTTTCGATGACACCAACCCGGTAAAAGAAGATATCGAGTACGTTGATTCGATCAAAAACGACGTCGAGTGGTTAGGCTTTCACTGGTCTGGCGATATTCGCTACTCCTCCGATTACTTTGACCAACTGCACGCCTATGCGGTCGAGCTCATCAATAAAGGCCTGGCCTACGTTGACGAGCTGACGCCGGAGCAGATCCGTGAATACCGCGGCACTCTGACTGCCCCTGGCAAAAACAGCCCGTTCCGCGATCGCAGCGTAGAAGAAAACCTCGCGCTATTCGAAAAAATGCGTACCGGCGGTTTTGAAGAGGGTAAAGCCTGCCTGCGCGCCAAAATCGATATGGCGTCGCCGTTTATCGTGATGCGCGATCCGGTGCTGTATCGCATTAAATTCGCCGAGCACCATCAGACCGGCACGACGTGGTGCATCTATCCGATGTACGACTTTACTCACTGCATCAGCGATGCGCTGGAAGGTATTACCCATTCTCTGTGTACGCTGGAGTTCCAGGACAACCGTCGTCTGTACGACTGGGTGCTGGACAACATCACTATTCCGGTTCACCCGCGCCAGTACGAATTCTCGCGTCTGAATCTGGAATATACGGTGATGTCCAAGCGTAAGCTGAATCTGCTGGTGACTGACAAACACGTCGAAGGCTGGGATGATCCGCGTATGCCGACTATTTCCGGACTGCGCCGTCGCGGCTATACCGCGGCCTCCATTCGGGAGTTCTGCAAACGCATTGGCGTCACCAAGCAGGACAACACCATTGAGATGGCGTCGCTGGAATCCTGTATTCGCGAAGATCTGAACGAAAACGCGCCGCGTGCGATGGCGGTAATCGATCCGGTAAAACTGGTTATCGAAAACTACCCGCAGGGTGAGAGCGAAATGGTTACCATGCCTAACCATCCGAATAAACCGGAGATGGGTAGCCGTGAAGTGCCGTTTAGCGGTGAGATCTGGATCGACCGTGCGGATTTTCGCGAAGAGGCTAACAAGCAGTACAAGCGTCTGGTGATGGGCAAAGAAGTGCGCCTGCGTAATGCCTACGTCATTAAAGCGGAGCGCGTAGAGAAGGATGCCGAAGGGAATATCACCACCATCTTCTGTACCTATGATGCCGATACGTTGAGTAAAGATCCGGCTGACGGGCGTAAAGTGAAAGGCGTAATCCACTGGGTTAGCGCAGCACATGCGTTGCCGATTGAAATTCGTCTCTACGATCGTCTGTTCAGCGTGCCGAATCCGGGCGCCGCGGAGGACTTCCTGTCCGTTATCAACCCCGAATCATTAGTCATTAAGCAGGGGTATGGCGAGCCGTCGCTGAAAGAAGCTGTAGCAGGAAAAGCTTTCCAGTTTGAACGTGAAGGCTACTTCTGCCTCGACAGTCACTATGCAACGGCCGATAAGCTGGTCTTTAACCGCACCGTGGGCCTGCGTGATACCTGGGCGAAAGCGGGCGAATAA
- the nagE gene encoding pts system, N-acetylglucosamine-specific IIABC component: MNILGFFQRLGRALQLPIAVLPVAALLLRFGQPDLLNMPFIAQAGGSIFDNLALVFAIGVASSWSKDSAGAAALAGAVGYFVMTKAMVTINPEINMGVLAGIITGLVGGAVYNRWSGIKLPDFLSFFGGKRFVPIATGFFCLVLAAIFGYVWPPVQHGIHAGGEWIVSAGALGSGIFGFINRLLIPTGLHQVLNTIAWFQIGEFTNAAGTVFHGDINRFYAGDGTAGMFMSGFFPIMMFGLPGAALAMYFAAPKERRPMVGGMLLSVAITAFLTGVTEPLEFLFMFLAPLLYLLHAILTGISLFVATLLGIHAGFSFSAGAIDYVLMYNLPAASNNVWMLLVMGVVFFIIYFLLFSAVIRIFNLKTPGREDKVDDMVTEEANSNTEEGLTQLATSYIAAVGGTDNLKAIDACITRLRLTVNDSARVNDAACKRLGASGVVKLNKQTIQVIVGAKAESIGDEMKKVVARGPVAAASADAAHVATPAPAVKPQAVPNAVTIAELVSPITGEVVALDQVPDEAFASKAVGDGVAVKPTDNTVVSPAAGTIVKIFNTNHAFCLETEKGAEIVVHMGIDTVALNGQGFKRLVEEGAEVTAGQPVLEMDLDFLNANARSMISPVVCSNIDDFSSLVIKADGHVVAGQTPLYEIKGK; encoded by the coding sequence ATGAATATTTTAGGTTTTTTCCAGCGGCTGGGTAGGGCGTTGCAGCTCCCTATCGCCGTGTTGCCGGTGGCAGCGTTGTTGCTGCGATTCGGCCAACCAGATTTGCTGAATATGCCGTTTATCGCGCAAGCGGGCGGATCTATTTTCGATAACCTGGCGCTGGTTTTCGCTATCGGCGTGGCATCCAGTTGGTCTAAAGATAGCGCGGGCGCGGCAGCACTGGCGGGAGCCGTGGGTTACTTCGTCATGACCAAAGCGATGGTGACGATTAACCCGGAAATCAACATGGGCGTGCTGGCGGGGATTATTACCGGTCTGGTCGGCGGCGCGGTTTATAATCGCTGGTCTGGTATCAAACTGCCTGATTTTCTCAGTTTCTTCGGCGGAAAACGTTTTGTGCCGATCGCAACGGGCTTTTTCTGTCTGGTGCTGGCCGCTATTTTCGGTTATGTCTGGCCGCCGGTACAGCATGGCATCCATGCAGGCGGTGAATGGATCGTTTCCGCAGGCGCGCTGGGTTCCGGTATCTTTGGCTTCATCAACCGTCTGCTGATCCCAACCGGTCTGCATCAGGTACTGAACACTATCGCCTGGTTCCAGATTGGCGAGTTCACCAATGCCGCAGGCACTGTATTCCACGGCGACATTAACCGCTTCTATGCTGGCGACGGCACGGCGGGGATGTTTATGTCCGGTTTCTTCCCGATCATGATGTTTGGTCTGCCAGGGGCCGCTCTGGCGATGTATTTCGCTGCGCCGAAAGAACGTCGTCCGATGGTGGGCGGTATGCTGCTGTCTGTCGCGATCACCGCGTTTCTGACTGGCGTAACCGAGCCGCTGGAATTCCTGTTTATGTTCCTGGCGCCGCTGCTGTATCTCCTGCACGCCATTTTGACCGGTATCAGCCTGTTTGTCGCGACGCTGCTGGGTATCCATGCGGGCTTCTCTTTCTCGGCAGGCGCGATTGACTATGTACTGATGTATAACCTGCCAGCGGCCAGCAATAACGTCTGGATGTTGCTGGTGATGGGCGTTGTATTCTTTATCATCTACTTCCTGCTGTTCAGCGCGGTTATTCGTATATTTAACCTGAAAACGCCGGGCCGCGAAGATAAAGTCGATGATATGGTAACGGAAGAAGCCAACAGCAACACTGAAGAAGGGTTAACACAACTGGCGACCAGCTATATCGCTGCGGTTGGCGGTACGGACAACCTGAAAGCGATCGATGCGTGTATTACCCGTCTGCGTCTGACCGTGAATGACTCTGCTCGCGTTAACGATGCGGCCTGCAAACGTCTCGGCGCTTCCGGCGTGGTTAAACTGAACAAACAGACCATTCAGGTTATTGTCGGCGCGAAAGCGGAATCGATTGGCGATGAAATGAAGAAAGTGGTGGCGCGGGGCCCGGTCGCGGCAGCGTCTGCTGATGCGGCTCACGTTGCAACACCTGCTCCGGCGGTCAAACCCCAGGCGGTGCCGAATGCGGTGACTATCGCTGAGCTGGTCTCTCCGATTACCGGTGAGGTAGTGGCGCTGGATCAGGTACCGGATGAAGCCTTCGCCAGCAAAGCGGTCGGTGACGGCGTGGCGGTGAAACCCACCGATAACACCGTGGTTTCTCCGGCGGCGGGCACTATCGTGAAAATCTTCAACACTAACCACGCGTTCTGTCTGGAAACCGAAAAAGGCGCGGAGATCGTTGTCCATATGGGTATCGATACCGTAGCGCTGAATGGTCAGGGCTTTAAGCGTCTGGTAGAAGAGGGTGCAGAAGTAACGGCGGGTCAGCCGGTTCTGGAAATGGATCTGGACTTCCTGAACGCTAATGCGCGCTCCATGATAAGCCCGGTCGTTTGCAGCAATATTGATGACTTCAGCAGTCTGGTCATCAAAGCGGATGGTCACGTGGTGGCGGGTCAAACGCCACTGTACGAGATTAAAGGCAAATAA
- the nagB gene encoding glucosamine-6-phosphate isomerase, translated as MRLIPLSTAEQVGKWAARHIVNRINAFKPTADRPFVLGLPTGGTPLTAYKALVEMHKAGEVSFKHVVTFNMDEYVGLPKEHPESYHSFMHRNFFDHVDIPAENINLLNGNAPDIDAECRQYEEKIRSYGKIHLFMGGVGNDGHIAFNEPASSLASRTRIKTLTHDTRVANSRFFDGDVNQVPKYALTVGVGTLLDAEEVMILVLGHQKAQALQAAVEGNVNHMWTISCLQLHPKAVVVCDEPSTMELKVKTLKYFNELEAENIKGL; from the coding sequence ATGAGACTGATCCCCCTGAGTACCGCAGAACAGGTTGGCAAATGGGCCGCTCGCCATATCGTTAACCGTATTAATGCGTTCAAACCGACCGCCGATCGTCCCTTTGTCCTGGGACTGCCTACCGGCGGCACGCCGCTAACGGCGTACAAAGCGCTGGTTGAGATGCACAAAGCGGGCGAGGTCAGCTTTAAGCATGTGGTCACCTTTAATATGGACGAATATGTTGGCCTGCCGAAAGAGCACCCGGAAAGCTACCACAGCTTTATGCATCGTAACTTTTTCGATCACGTTGATATTCCAGCAGAAAACATCAATCTTCTCAACGGTAACGCACCGGATATCGATGCAGAATGCCGTCAGTATGAAGAAAAAATTCGTTCTTACGGTAAAATCCATCTGTTTATGGGCGGCGTCGGCAACGACGGTCACATCGCCTTTAACGAACCGGCGTCTTCGTTGGCTTCCCGTACCCGTATCAAAACGTTAACTCATGATACTCGCGTAGCGAACTCCCGCTTCTTTGACGGCGACGTAAACCAGGTGCCGAAATATGCGCTGACGGTAGGCGTGGGCACGTTGCTGGATGCGGAAGAAGTGATGATTCTGGTGCTGGGCCATCAAAAAGCCCAGGCGCTGCAAGCGGCGGTTGAAGGCAACGTCAACCACATGTGGACCATTAGCTGCCTGCAACTCCATCCGAAAGCGGTTGTGGTATGCGATGAGCCGTCCACCATGGAGCTTAAAGTTAAAACATTGAAATATTTCAATGAATTAGAAGCAGAAAATATTAAAGGTCTGTAA
- the nagA_2 gene encoding N-acetylglucosamine-6-phosphate deacetylase — protein MYALTQGRIYTGHEILDDHALVVANGLIDRVCPMAELPPEIEQRSLNGAILSPGFIDVQLNGCGGVQFNDTAEAVSVETLEIMQKANEKSGCTNFLPTLITTSDELMKQGIRVMREYLEKHPHQALGLHLEGPWLNLVKKGTHNPDFVRKPDAALVDFLCDNADVITKVTLAPEMVPADVIAKLANAGIVVSAGHSNATLKEAKAGFRAGITFATHLFNAMPYITGREPGLAGAILDEADIYCGVIADGLHVDYANIRNAKRLKGDKLCLVTDATAPAGANIEQFIFAGKTIYYRNGLCVDENGTLSGSSLTMIEGVRNLVAHCGIALDEVLRMATLYPARAIGVDKHLGSIAPGKVANLTAFTHDFKIIKTIVNGDEVVDLSK, from the coding sequence ATGTATGCTTTAACCCAGGGCCGGATCTATACCGGTCACGAAATTCTTGATGACCATGCGCTTGTTGTCGCTAATGGCCTGATTGACCGCGTTTGTCCGATGGCCGAACTGCCGCCGGAAATAGAACAACGCTCATTGAATGGGGCCATTCTCTCCCCCGGTTTTATTGATGTGCAGCTAAACGGCTGCGGCGGCGTGCAGTTTAACGATACCGCAGAAGCCGTCAGCGTTGAAACGCTGGAAATTATGCAGAAAGCCAATGAAAAATCGGGCTGTACCAACTTTCTGCCAACGCTTATCACTACCAGCGACGAATTGATGAAACAGGGCATTCGCGTCATGCGCGAGTACCTGGAAAAACATCCGCACCAGGCGCTGGGTCTCCACCTGGAAGGCCCCTGGCTTAATCTGGTAAAAAAAGGCACCCATAATCCTGATTTCGTGCGTAAACCAGACGCTGCGCTGGTCGATTTCTTGTGCGATAATGCCGACGTCATCACCAAAGTCACACTCGCGCCGGAAATGGTGCCTGCTGACGTAATCGCTAAACTGGCGAATGCGGGCATTGTGGTTTCCGCAGGCCACTCCAACGCAACGTTAAAAGAGGCAAAAGCGGGATTCCGCGCCGGGATTACCTTTGCGACTCACCTGTTTAACGCGATGCCGTATATTACAGGCCGTGAGCCCGGTCTCGCAGGCGCTATCCTGGACGAAGCGGATATTTATTGCGGCGTTATCGCCGATGGTCTGCATGTCGACTACGCCAACATTCGCAATGCCAAGCGCCTGAAAGGCGACAAACTTTGTCTGGTGACAGACGCCACCGCACCGGCGGGGGCCAATATTGAGCAGTTCATTTTCGCAGGTAAAACAATATACTACCGCAATGGGCTGTGTGTGGATGAAAACGGTACGTTGAGCGGTTCGTCCTTAACCATGATTGAAGGCGTACGCAACCTGGTCGCGCATTGCGGCATCGCGCTGGATGAAGTGCTGCGCATGGCAACGCTCTATCCGGCTCGCGCTATCGGCGTTGATAAGCATCTCGGTAGCATTGCGCCCGGTAAAGTCGCGAACCTAACCGCATTCACCCACGATTTTAAAATTATCAAGACCATCGTTAATGGTGACGAGGTCGTTGACTTGAGTAAGTGA
- the nagC gene encoding N-acetylglucosamine repressor, with product MTPGGQAQIGNVDLVKQLNSAAVYRLIDQHGPISRIQIAEQSQLAPASVTKITRQLIERGLIKEVDQQASTGGRRAISIVTETRNFHAIGVRLGRHDTTLTLYDLSSKVVAEEHYPLPERTQETLEHALLNTIAAFIDSCQRKIRELIAISVILPGLVDPESGVIRYMPHIQVENWGLVDALEKQFHVTCFVGHDIRSLALAEHYFGASQDCEDSILVRVHRGTGAGIISNGRIFIGRNGNVGEIGHIQVEPLGERCHCGNFGCLETIAANAAIEQRVLNLLKQGYQSRVPLDDCTIKTICKAANRGDSLASEVIEHVGRHLGKTIAIAINLFNPQKIVIAGEIIEADKVLLPAIESCINTQALKAFRKNLPVVRSTLDHRSAIGAFALVKRAMLNGTLLQRLLES from the coding sequence ATGACACCAGGCGGACAAGCTCAGATAGGTAACGTTGATCTCGTAAAACAGCTTAACAGCGCGGCCGTTTACCGCCTCATTGACCAGCATGGTCCTATCTCGCGCATACAAATTGCCGAGCAAAGCCAGCTTGCTCCCGCCAGCGTAACGAAAATTACGCGTCAACTCATTGAACGCGGGCTGATCAAAGAAGTCGATCAGCAGGCCTCTACCGGAGGCCGCCGCGCTATCTCTATCGTCACGGAAACCCGCAACTTCCATGCCATTGGCGTTCGCCTGGGTCGTCATGACACCACCTTAACGCTCTACGATCTGAGCAGTAAAGTGGTTGCTGAGGAGCATTATCCGCTGCCGGAGCGCACCCAGGAGACGCTGGAACACGCGCTGCTCAACACTATCGCCGCCTTTATTGATAGCTGCCAGCGTAAAATCCGTGAGTTGATCGCTATCTCGGTGATCCTGCCAGGGCTTGTCGATCCGGAAAGCGGCGTGATTCGTTACATGCCGCACATTCAGGTTGAAAACTGGGGACTGGTCGACGCGCTGGAAAAACAGTTTCACGTTACCTGTTTCGTGGGGCACGATATCCGTAGCCTGGCGCTGGCGGAACACTACTTCGGCGCCAGTCAGGATTGCGAGGACTCGATTCTGGTGCGCGTCCATCGCGGTACAGGCGCCGGAATTATCTCCAACGGGCGCATCTTCATTGGCCGTAATGGCAACGTCGGCGAAATTGGACATATTCAGGTGGAGCCGTTGGGCGAGCGCTGCCACTGCGGTAATTTCGGCTGTCTGGAAACCATTGCCGCCAATGCGGCGATTGAACAACGGGTGCTGAATTTGCTTAAACAAGGCTATCAAAGCCGTGTTCCGCTTGACGACTGCACGATTAAAACCATCTGTAAGGCGGCAAATAGGGGCGACAGTCTGGCCTCGGAAGTCATTGAGCATGTTGGTCGCCATTTGGGCAAAACGATCGCCATTGCTATCAACCTGTTTAATCCGCAAAAAATCGTCATTGCCGGCGAGATCATTGAAGCCGATAAAGTCCTGTTGCCAGCTATAGAAAGTTGTATCAATACGCAGGCGTTAAAGGCATTTCGCAAAAATTTGCCGGTGGTACGCTCCACGCTGGATCACCGTTCTGCTATCGGCGCATTTGCCTTAGTTAAACGCGCCATGCTCAACGGAACATTGCTGCAACGTTTGCTGGAAAGTTGA
- the nagD gene encoding NagD protein, with protein MTIKNVICDIDGVLMHDNVAVPGAAEFLTGILEKGLPLVLLTNYPSQTGQDLANRFATAGVNVPDSVFYTSAMATADFLRRQEGKKAYVVGEGALIHELYKAGFTITDVNPDFVIVGETRSYNWDMMHKAAFFVANGARFIATNPDTHGRGFYPACGALCAGIEKISGRKPFYVGKPSPWIIRAALNKMQAHSEETVIVGDNLRTDILAGFQAGLETILVLSGVSTINDIDSMPFRPSWIYPSVAEIDVI; from the coding sequence ATGACCATCAAGAATGTAATCTGCGATATCGACGGCGTGCTGATGCACGACAACGTAGCCGTACCCGGTGCGGCGGAATTTCTGACGGGGATTCTGGAAAAAGGTCTGCCGCTGGTGCTGCTGACCAATTACCCGTCGCAAACCGGCCAGGATCTGGCGAACCGTTTTGCCACCGCTGGCGTTAACGTGCCGGACAGCGTGTTTTATACTTCAGCAATGGCGACAGCCGATTTTCTGCGCCGTCAGGAAGGTAAGAAAGCGTATGTCGTGGGCGAAGGCGCGCTCATTCACGAGCTCTATAAAGCGGGTTTTACCATTACCGATGTGAACCCTGATTTTGTCATCGTTGGAGAGACCCGCTCCTACAACTGGGATATGATGCATAAAGCAGCATTTTTCGTCGCCAATGGTGCGCGCTTTATCGCCACCAACCCGGATACCCACGGTCGCGGTTTTTATCCGGCCTGCGGCGCGCTGTGCGCAGGCATTGAAAAAATTTCCGGCCGGAAGCCGTTTTATGTCGGCAAACCAAGCCCGTGGATCATCCGTGCGGCGTTAAACAAAATGCAGGCGCACTCGGAAGAGACCGTTATCGTCGGCGACAACCTACGCACCGACATTCTGGCGGGGTTCCAGGCCGGTCTGGAGACCATTCTGGTGCTTTCTGGCGTATCAACGATCAATGACATCGACAGTATGCCGTTCCGCCCGAGTTGGATTTACCCTTCCGTCGCCGAGATCGACGTTATCTAA
- the asnB gene encoding asparagine synthetase B, with the protein MCSIFGVFDIKTDAAELRKKALELSRLMRHRGPDWSGIYACDNAILAHERLSIVDVNAGAQPLYNARKSHVLAVNGEIYNHQTLRAQYGDRYTFQTGSDCEVILALYQEKGPDFLDDLQGMFAFALYDSEKDAYLIGRDHIGIIPLYMGYDEFGNFYVASEMKALTPVCRTIKEFPAGSYLWSKDGEIRQYYQRDWFEFDAVKDNVTDKNELRQALEESVKSHLMSDVPYGVLLSGGLDSSIISAITKKFAARRVEDQERSEAWWPQLHSFAVGLEGSPDLKAAQEVANHLGTVHHEIHFTVQEGLDAIRDVIYHIETYDVTTIRASTPMYLMSRKIKAMGIKMVLSGEGSDEVFGGYLYFHKAPNAKELHQETVRKLQALHMYDCARANKAMSAWGVEARVPFLDKKFLDVAMRINPQDKMCGNGKMEKHVLRECFESYLPASVAWRQKEQFSDGVGYSWIDTLKEVAAKQISDQQLETARFRFPYNTPSSKEAYLYREIFEELFPVPSAAECVPGGPSVACSSAKAIEWDEAFKTMDDPSGRAVGVHQSAYQ; encoded by the coding sequence ATGTGTTCTATTTTCGGCGTATTCGATATCAAAACAGATGCAGCAGAACTGCGTAAAAAAGCCCTTGAACTGTCACGCCTGATGCGCCATCGCGGCCCCGACTGGTCCGGCATCTACGCCTGCGATAACGCGATCCTCGCGCATGAACGTTTGTCGATTGTTGATGTTAACGCTGGCGCTCAGCCGCTGTATAACGCCAGGAAAAGTCACGTGCTGGCGGTGAACGGTGAAATTTATAACCATCAGACGTTACGCGCGCAGTATGGCGATCGTTACACGTTCCAGACCGGCTCCGACTGCGAAGTCATCCTCGCGCTATATCAGGAAAAAGGGCCGGATTTCCTTGACGATTTACAGGGAATGTTCGCCTTCGCCCTGTATGACAGCGAAAAAGACGCTTATCTGATTGGCCGTGACCATATCGGTATTATTCCGCTCTATATGGGCTATGACGAATTCGGCAACTTCTACGTCGCTTCAGAAATGAAAGCGTTGACGCCGGTCTGCCGCACCATTAAAGAGTTCCCGGCGGGCAGCTACCTATGGAGCAAAGACGGGGAGATCCGCCAGTACTATCAGCGCGACTGGTTTGAGTTCGATGCGGTAAAAGACAACGTCACCGACAAAAACGAGCTGCGCCAGGCGCTGGAAGAGTCGGTGAAAAGCCACCTGATGTCCGACGTGCCCTACGGCGTACTGCTCTCCGGCGGCCTGGACTCGTCAATTATTTCGGCGATCACCAAAAAATTCGCCGCTCGTCGCGTCGAAGATCAGGAGCGCTCCGAAGCCTGGTGGCCGCAGTTGCACTCTTTTGCGGTGGGTCTGGAAGGTTCGCCTGACCTGAAGGCGGCCCAGGAAGTGGCTAACCACCTCGGCACCGTACATCACGAAATTCATTTCACCGTCCAGGAGGGTCTGGATGCGATTCGCGACGTGATTTACCATATTGAAACCTATGACGTGACCACTATCCGCGCCTCAACGCCAATGTATCTGATGTCGCGTAAGATCAAAGCGATGGGCATCAAAATGGTACTCTCCGGCGAAGGTTCCGATGAAGTGTTTGGCGGCTACCTGTACTTCCATAAAGCGCCGAACGCCAAAGAGTTACATCAAGAGACGGTCCGTAAGCTACAGGCGCTGCATATGTATGACTGCGCCCGCGCCAACAAAGCGATGTCCGCCTGGGGCGTGGAAGCGCGCGTACCGTTTCTGGATAAAAAATTCCTCGACGTGGCGATGCGTATCAACCCGCAGGACAAAATGTGCGGCAACGGCAAAATGGAAAAACACGTGCTGCGCGAGTGCTTCGAGTCTTATTTGCCGGCCAGCGTCGCGTGGCGCCAGAAAGAGCAGTTCTCTGACGGTGTAGGCTACAGTTGGATCGATACGCTAAAAGAGGTGGCGGCGAAACAGATTTCCGATCAACAACTGGAAACCGCACGCTTCCGCTTTCCATACAACACACCGTCGTCTAAAGAGGCGTACTTGTACCGGGAAATTTTTGAAGAGTTATTCCCGGTGCCGAGCGCGGCGGAGTGCGTACCAGGCGGCCCGTCCGTGGCTTGTTCCTCCGCCAAAGCCATTGAGTGGGACGAAGCATTCAAAACAATGGATGACCCGTCAGGCCGCGCGGTCGGCGTGCATCAGTCGGCGTACCAGTAA
- the ubiF_2 gene encoding 2-octaprenyl-3-methyl-6-methoxy-1,4-benzoquinol hydroxylase has product MTNQPTEIAIVGGGMVGGALALGLAQQGFTVMVIEHAAPALFVADSQPDVRISAISAASVALLKGLGVWEAVQGMRSHPYRRLETWEWENAHVVFDAAELKLPLLGYMVENNVLQQALWQALEAHPGVTLRVPASLTALHRRHDGYALELADGECITPKLVIGADGANSQVRQMAGIGIHAWQYAQSCMLITVKCENAPGDSTWQQFTPTGPRAFLPLFDDWASLVWYDAPARIRQLQGLSMAQLQMEINQHFPARLGAVMPVAAGAFPLTRRHALQYVQPGLALVGDAAHTIHPLAGQGVNLGYRDVDALIDVLANARSYGESWASHSVLKRYQTRRMADNFMMQSGMDLFYAGFSNELPPLRILRNMGLMAAQRAGVLKRQALKYALGL; this is encoded by the coding sequence ATGACAAATCAACCAACGGAAATTGCCATTGTCGGCGGGGGAATGGTCGGCGGCGCGCTGGCGCTGGGTCTGGCGCAGCAAGGGTTTACGGTGATGGTAATAGAACATGCCGCGCCTGCGCTGTTTGTGGCTGACAGCCAGCCTGACGTGCGGATTTCGGCCATTAGCGCGGCATCCGTAGCGCTGCTCAAGGGGCTGGGCGTTTGGGAGGCGGTGCAGGGAATGCGTAGCCATCCTTATCGGCGACTGGAGACCTGGGAGTGGGAAAACGCCCATGTGGTGTTTGACGCTGCCGAACTCAAGCTGCCGCTGTTAGGCTATATGGTAGAGAACAATGTCCTGCAACAGGCGCTATGGCAGGCGCTGGAAGCACACCCCGGCGTGACGCTGCGCGTTCCGGCTTCGCTGACGGCATTGCATCGCCGCCACGATGGTTATGCGCTGGAACTGGCCGACGGCGAATGTATTACGCCGAAGCTGGTGATTGGCGCCGACGGCGCGAATTCGCAGGTTCGACAGATGGCAGGAATTGGCATCCATGCCTGGCAATATGCGCAGTCGTGTATGCTTATCACCGTCAAGTGTGAAAATGCGCCAGGCGACAGCACCTGGCAGCAGTTTACGCCAACGGGGCCGCGCGCTTTTTTGCCGCTGTTCGATGACTGGGCGTCGCTGGTGTGGTACGACGCTCCAGCACGTATTCGCCAGCTACAAGGTTTATCGATGGCGCAATTGCAGATGGAAATTAACCAGCACTTTCCAGCTCGTCTGGGGGCCGTGATGCCTGTCGCGGCGGGCGCGTTTCCGCTAACCCGTCGTCACGCGTTGCAGTATGTGCAACCGGGGCTGGCGCTGGTAGGCGACGCGGCGCATACCATTCATCCGCTGGCCGGACAGGGCGTTAACCTTGGGTATCGGGATGTTGATGCATTGATTGATGTACTGGCGAATGCCCGTAGCTATGGCGAGTCCTGGGCCAGCCATTCGGTGTTGAAACGCTATCAGACGCGGCGCATGGCAGATAATTTTATGATGCAAAGTGGAATGGATCTGTTTTATGCCGGGTTCAGCAATGAACTGCCGCCGCTGCGTATTTTACGCAATATGGGGCTGATGGCGGCGCAGCGCGCAGGTGTTCTGAAGCGTCAGGCGCTGAAATATGCGTTGGGGTTGTAG